GCCATAGCATGTGAGCCGCTAAGGCGGGATCTGAAGAAACAATATCGATGACATTACGAATATCACCGTCGGCAATAATCGCTTTCTTTAAAGGGATCAATATTCCGCGGCGACCAATCACCTGCTCTTCATTACTAATAATTGCGCGTACTTGAGTGAATACTTGATGCTCAAGATCTGTCATGGGAAATTTTAACCTACATTTATTATTTTGGCACGACACCAATTGTTATTGGTGAGTTTACCCATAAAAAGCCTACCATGGTCAAGTTGATTTCGCCTAAATGAATACTTTAGTTCTAATTACCTGTCTAAGGTGAGATAACCGGGAGAATATCTCCAATTTAGGGCTAAATCAGGGCGTTATCGATCATGTATAAATAAGCTAGACTCACACTAAAGTATGAATATCGGCTATTAGTTTTAACTATTAAGCTCAGGAAAGCTGTTTATTCTAGATAAGAGCCCCATTATACAGCCCCAGCATCCCCAAGCCGTTGATAAATAGCTTCCGCTAAGGCTCGATACCCTGAATTATTAAGATGAATCGAATCTGATTTCATCGACGGGCTTTTTAACAAGTCCGTCAGCGCTTCTTCTATAAGCATAACACCATAAGTTTCTGCCAGCTCAGAGTAGAGCCCAGCCGATGATAAAAAAATACTCTTCTTGGGCACCGCAATTAACACTAGGGGAATCGACTTAGCTTGAGCTAACTCTATCATCTGCGCCAAATTAGTTTTGGTCTTAGCAATATCATGATTACGCAGAAAATCATTGCCTCCTTCGAGCAAGATAATTAACTCAGGAGTCTCTCTATCAAGCAAGTCACTTAGCCTGATCAAGCCTTGCGAGGTGGTCTCTCCCGATACACCGGCATTGATCACCTTAAGACCTGTCAACTCAGCCAGCACGGCTGGATAATCTCCTCCCTCAGTCGCCCCCTTGCCATAGGTAAGGCTATCGCCAAATGCCAGAATTTCGGCACTCGCCGTAAGCGGTGCAAGCTTGTCCCCAGAGCATGAAGCAAGCAACACACATAGGCCCAACATCAATAAACGGATAATCATAAGCTTAACCATTAGAAACAGAATGAATGAAGTCAGCTTACCATGGAGCATAAAAAAATCAGCTACTAAGGTAAAAGGAAGCTGGAGACTAAGGTAAGGGCTAAGAAAGTTTCGAGTTTGAGTTTGAGTTTGAGTTTGAGTTTGAGTTTGAGTTTCGAAATAATCATCGAACGCAGATGCTTTCTCCCCAAAAAAGAGTAAAAAAAAGCTGCGAGTGTTACCACTCACAGCCTGTCAATTTCTAGTGACTCAAATCCAATCACTCAAACCTAGATACTCATTCCTAGGAACTAGCTGCTTCTTTAAAACCTATAACTGGCGGTTAAGCGCAGTGCACGGCCTGTACCAGCATAGTAGCCGCTGCCCCAGCTGCTGTAATAACCTGAGCTAACATACTGCTCATCTAACAGGTTATCGACGCGGAAGCTGGCAAGCCAAGCATCATTAGTATAGTTAATTGCTAGGTTAGTCAGCCAATAAGCGTCTAGCTTAGGAGCGGCATTACTATTGTCGCCTTCGATGAAACGCTCACCGGTATAGGCCACTTCGGTAAACACTTGCCAGTTTTGGTTAGCGTCGATACTGAGGTAACCACGGCCCGTATGCTCTGCAACCCAAGAGAGTTGCTTACCTTCATTGAGACCTTCGGTAAATTCGGCATCGATATAGTTATACTCGCCGCCTACTTGTACCTTGTCTGTCAGCTGCCAATCCCAATCGGCACTCACGCCGTAACGGCGTGACGCATCGGCATTAATGTTAGCGCCAGGATAACCACCACCAATAGGGGTCTCAGCACTGGAGTCAAATACAATCTCATCTTCAAGATCTAAGCGATAAACACTCAAACGCAATGTGTGGGACTTAGGTGTCCAGTCCCAGCCGGCTTCGTATGAACGACCCGTCTGCGGGTTAAGGCCTATCACGCCTGGAGAAGTATAAGCTTGCTCATCGACCTTAGCGAAACGAAAGTTATCATCGGCGCGCAGATAGAATCTATGAGACGAGGTTGGACGATAATTAAGGCCTAATTCGAAGGCATGGGCATCTTGATCTAGCTCAATACCATTTATGTATACATCAGGATCCACCAGGTCATCGGTCACTTCAGCATAACGACCACCAACCACATAGCTTAGCGTCTTGCTAAGGGGCACTGTCGCTTGCACATAGGCACTGGCCTGCTTCTGAACATTACCGCGACCGCTACCAAATTCTGACTCACCGCGGCTAAGATCGATACCTGTCACTATCTTCAAGTCACCATTATCCGTAGCGATATTTGCCACAGCTTTAGGGGTGAACTCTAATAATGAGCGAGTGTCTTTTCTAGATGTTCCCCACTCACTAAGTCCGGTAATAAGGGTATCTGAGTAGTTTATATCCGCACCTAGAGACCATTCATCACTAAGTTGGTACTTATATCCACTTCGTGCAGCCGTTGTCATTTCATGCATATAAGCATCAGCAGCATCCGGCAATGTCGCATTGGACTGACGAGGATTTTCTTCTATTTGCTCTTCAGTCAATGCTCCAGCTAACTCACGATCGTTATCGTAGTAACTGGTCTCAACGAAAAAGTCTTGTGGCCCGTCTTCATATTGCAAGCGGCCCAGTACTGAAGAAGTCTTGTTGGCATTGTGATCACGGTAGTTATCACCTCGGTTATGACTCACAGCCGCATAATAACGCCAGGTATCGTTAATCGCACCGGACACATCGGCCTTGCCTTCATAGGTGTTGAAACTGCCAC
This portion of the Shewanella violacea DSS12 genome encodes:
- a CDS encoding GDSL-type esterase/lipase family protein; translated protein: MSGNTRSFFLLFFGEKASAFDDYFETQTQTQTQTQTQTRNFLSPYLSLQLPFTLVADFFMLHGKLTSFILFLMVKLMIIRLLMLGLCVLLASCSGDKLAPLTASAEILAFGDSLTYGKGATEGGDYPAVLAELTGLKVINAGVSGETTSQGLIRLSDLLDRETPELIILLEGGNDFLRNHDIAKTKTNLAQMIELAQAKSIPLVLIAVPKKSIFLSSAGLYSELAETYGVMLIEEALTDLLKSPSMKSDSIHLNNSGYRALAEAIYQRLGDAGAV
- a CDS encoding TonB-dependent receptor — its product is MGTFSYNKSYKLSKLTILISSVLTLSVVSSSAMAINTDESQENSVDEVITVIGRSVNTPLNIAANVNIIDSAQIEMSGATSLTEVLRGQSGIQVSDSNSGAVFAMRGFSGSQAASNTLILLDGRRLNNIDVAAPSINAIPLNQIERVEILSGSAGVLYGDQAVGGVINIITKAPTGTGGSIQLSGGSFNTYEGKADVSGAINDTWRYYAAVSHNRGDNYRDHNANKTSSVLGRLQYEDGPQDFFVETSYYDNDRELAGALTEEQIEENPRQSNATLPDAADAYMHEMTTAARSGYKYQLSDEWSLGADINYSDTLITGLSEWGTSRKDTRSLLEFTPKAVANIATDNGDLKIVTGIDLSRGESEFGSGRGNVQKQASAYVQATVPLSKTLSYVVGGRYAEVTDDLVDPDVYINGIELDQDAHAFELGLNYRPTSSHRFYLRADDNFRFAKVDEQAYTSPGVIGLNPQTGRSYEAGWDWTPKSHTLRLSVYRLDLEDEIVFDSSAETPIGGGYPGANINADASRRYGVSADWDWQLTDKVQVGGEYNYIDAEFTEGLNEGKQLSWVAEHTGRGYLSIDANQNWQVFTEVAYTGERFIEGDNSNAAPKLDAYWLTNLAINYTNDAWLASFRVDNLLDEQYVSSGYYSSWGSGYYAGTGRALRLTASYRF